One window of Mediterraneibacter gnavus ATCC 29149 genomic DNA carries:
- a CDS encoding ABC transporter ATP-binding protein, with protein MHTLKKFIHYYGPYKAVFFLDLICATIISLVDLAYPQILRTCTNTLFTKSSSSILSALLPIAAGLLIMYLIQSLCKYYVSYQGHMMGAYMERDMRQQLFDHYEKLSFSYYDQNNSGQMMSKLVSDLFDIAEFAHHGPENLFISVIKIIGSFIFLFLINWKLAIPLLFLVFCMFAFSMSQNRRMQSTFMENRKKIGDVNSRLQDTLAGIRVVQSFANEDVEKEKFRKSNHNFLLSKDANYKCMGSFMGYNLFFQGMMYLVTLVFGGYLIAKGEMQATDLAMYALYIGIFISPIQILVELTEMIQKGFSGFKRFLAVMETEPEIQDSPDAKPLKDVRGLVSFEDVSFHYSDDDTLVLSNVSFQIPAGKSIALAGPSGSGKTTICSLLPRFYDVSSGRITIDGKDIRDLTLESLRNQIGIVQQDVYLFCGTIKENIAYGKPNASMDEIVDAARKANIHDFIESLPDGYDTFVGERGTRLSGGQKQRISIARVFLKNPPILILDEATSALDNESERWIQQSLEVLAKNRTTITIAHRLSTIQGADEILVIADNGIAERGTHEELIEKNGIYAHYLRA; from the coding sequence ATGCACACACTGAAAAAATTTATCCATTACTACGGTCCATATAAAGCCGTTTTCTTTCTGGACCTGATCTGTGCTACGATCATCAGTCTGGTCGATCTGGCATATCCTCAGATCCTGCGTACCTGTACCAATACCTTGTTTACAAAAAGCAGTTCCTCTATTTTAAGCGCACTGCTTCCCATTGCAGCCGGTCTTCTGATCATGTACCTGATCCAGAGCCTGTGCAAATATTATGTCAGCTATCAGGGGCATATGATGGGTGCTTATATGGAAAGGGATATGCGTCAGCAGCTTTTTGACCACTATGAAAAACTTTCTTTTTCTTATTATGATCAGAACAACTCCGGACAGATGATGAGCAAACTTGTCTCTGACTTGTTTGATATTGCAGAATTTGCGCATCATGGACCGGAGAATCTGTTTATTTCCGTGATCAAGATCATCGGATCGTTCATCTTCCTCTTCCTGATCAACTGGAAGCTGGCAATTCCACTTCTGTTTCTGGTGTTTTGCATGTTTGCATTTTCTATGAGCCAGAACCGCCGAATGCAGTCTACCTTTATGGAAAACCGGAAGAAAATCGGAGATGTCAATTCCCGTCTGCAGGACACCCTCGCCGGAATCCGCGTGGTTCAGTCTTTCGCAAACGAGGATGTGGAAAAAGAAAAATTCCGCAAGAGCAATCACAATTTTCTGCTCTCCAAGGATGCCAACTACAAATGCATGGGCAGTTTTATGGGCTATAACCTGTTTTTCCAGGGAATGATGTATCTTGTCACACTGGTATTCGGCGGCTACCTGATCGCAAAAGGAGAAATGCAGGCGACAGATCTTGCCATGTATGCACTGTATATCGGAATTTTCATCAGCCCGATTCAGATTCTGGTGGAGCTTACGGAAATGATTCAGAAAGGCTTCTCCGGATTCAAACGGTTCCTTGCCGTGATGGAGACAGAGCCGGAAATCCAGGATTCCCCGGATGCAAAGCCACTCAAAGACGTCCGCGGACTGGTTTCCTTCGAGGATGTATCCTTCCACTACAGTGATGACGATACCCTGGTATTATCCAACGTTTCCTTCCAGATTCCGGCAGGAAAATCCATTGCCCTTGCCGGTCCGTCAGGAAGCGGAAAAACTACAATCTGCTCCCTTCTGCCAAGATTTTATGATGTGAGCAGCGGACGCATTACGATCGACGGCAAAGATATCCGTGATCTGACATTAGAGAGCCTGCGAAACCAGATTGGAATCGTACAGCAGGATGTCTATTTATTCTGCGGCACAATCAAGGAAAATATCGCCTACGGAAAACCGAATGCCTCTATGGATGAGATCGTCGATGCTGCCAGAAAAGCAAATATTCACGATTTCATCGAAAGTCTGCCGGATGGCTATGACACCTTTGTGGGAGAACGCGGAACCCGTCTTTCCGGCGGTCAGAAACAGCGGATCTCCATTGCCCGCGTGTTCCTGAAAAATCCGCCGATCCTGATCCTTGATGAGGCCACCAGCGCACTGGACAACGAAAGTGAACGCTGGATTCAGCAGAGTCTGGAAGTTCTCGCTAAAAACAGAACAACCATCACGATCGCACACCGACTCTCCACGATCCAGGGAGCAGACGAGATTCTTGTCATTGCTGACAATGGAATCGCAGAGCGGGGGACTCACGAAGAACTGATCGAAAAAAACGGAATTTATGCGCACTATTTAAGAGCATAA
- the rbr gene encoding rubrerythrin has protein sequence MSENKYAGTQTEKNLEAAFAGESQARNKYTYFASVAKKEGYEQIADLFLKTANNEKEHAKMWFKELQGIGDTAQNLAAAADGENYEWTDMYDGFAKTAEEEGFPELAARFRLVAAIERHHEERYRALLKNVETAEVFAKSEVKVWECRNCGHIVVGTKAPEICPTCNHPQSYFEVHAENY, from the coding sequence ATGTCAGAAAACAAATATGCAGGAACACAGACAGAGAAAAACTTAGAGGCAGCTTTTGCAGGAGAATCACAGGCAAGAAACAAGTATACATATTTTGCTTCTGTTGCCAAAAAGGAAGGATATGAGCAGATTGCAGATCTGTTTCTGAAGACGGCAAACAATGAGAAAGAACATGCAAAAATGTGGTTTAAAGAACTTCAGGGAATCGGCGATACGGCACAGAATCTGGCAGCGGCAGCAGATGGAGAGAATTACGAGTGGACAGATATGTATGACGGATTTGCAAAAACAGCAGAGGAAGAAGGATTTCCGGAGCTGGCTGCAAGATTTCGTCTGGTAGCAGCGATTGAGAGACATCATGAGGAACGGTATCGTGCACTCTTAAAGAATGTGGAGACGGCAGAAGTATTTGCCAAAAGTGAAGTAAAGGTATGGGAATGCCGCAATTGTGGCCACATTGTAGTCGGAACAAAAGCACCGGAAATTTGTCCGACCTGCAATCACCCGCAGAGCTATTTTGAGGTTCACGCAGAAAACTACTAA
- a CDS encoding YhgE/Pip domain-containing protein, which translates to MKRAFQILKRDMRRLAHNPIAMIVVAGVCLLPSLYAWFNIAANMDPYGNTGAVQIAVANLDKGTENELTGSLNAGEEIVDQLKENHDLGWKFVKKEEAVDGVKSGKYYAAIVIPEDFSESLTSVLTGTIEQPKFTYYLNEKKNAIAPKITDSGATAVQSQVNEAFVSAASEAVSEIFKDSIADAAGNLDSLQENVVSDIQKVSDNIASYQQILSEFQATFQDSDAQIKEVQSAMDQVKSAASSGAAALDAGAFALQAGRNSVSSFSSALSGTLTDGENLLSDIGNSAGADLGSLNEKIQSVNGKVDSAMSSINSVIQLNEKIIDLLSQLDSAIPGSPASDLIAQLQAENQRHQELLNSLQAGNAGIGNAAQTATDTAQQIGSLVKENQQQLRGIKGSFEQNVLPGLNTSLDSFGQLSGKLSGVLSGVDPLVDQTKGILDNLNTSLNDSKTALESTGNALQKVQEKLNSVTADLNALRSSQSYQDFLNLTGLDSEAVSEFMSAPVALKTESFYPVKNYGSAMTPFYTNLAIWVGGIVLIAIFKLESDKDEVVPKFTAVQSYFGRWMLYVVMGLIQSLIICVGDLLLLGVQCKSPAAFIFAGLFTSFVYVNIIYALSITFKHIGKAVSVILVIIQIPGSAGTYPIEMTPAFFQKLHPLLPFTYGINAMREAVAGIYGFHYAENLLCLAVYVPIALLIGVVVRPWLLNLNHMFDQKLGETELMICEEEGLTKERFRMTAVVSALADKKTFREEMYQRAERFERNYKKRIRRGFAAILIIPLIFLILMFSISSKMVFLVLWITSIIVIALYLICVEYLHESLKRRLKVSRMSQEELLETLRKRKEQEEEEA; encoded by the coding sequence ATGAAGCGCGCATTTCAGATTTTAAAAAGGGATATGAGACGGCTGGCTCACAATCCAATCGCAATGATCGTTGTGGCCGGCGTCTGTCTGCTCCCATCGCTGTACGCATGGTTTAATATTGCTGCGAATATGGATCCCTATGGAAATACGGGAGCAGTTCAGATCGCGGTGGCGAATCTGGATAAAGGAACAGAAAATGAACTTACCGGTTCGCTCAATGCAGGTGAGGAGATTGTAGATCAGTTGAAGGAGAATCATGATCTGGGCTGGAAGTTTGTGAAAAAAGAAGAGGCTGTAGACGGGGTGAAATCCGGCAAGTATTATGCTGCGATCGTGATTCCGGAAGATTTCAGTGAATCCCTGACCAGTGTACTGACGGGAACGATTGAACAGCCTAAATTTACTTATTATCTGAATGAGAAGAAAAATGCGATCGCACCGAAAATTACGGACAGTGGGGCGACAGCGGTGCAGAGTCAGGTCAATGAGGCATTTGTATCTGCTGCATCAGAAGCAGTTTCAGAAATTTTTAAAGATTCGATTGCAGATGCAGCGGGCAATCTGGATTCGCTGCAGGAAAATGTAGTTTCAGATATTCAGAAGGTATCTGACAATATCGCAAGTTATCAGCAGATACTGTCTGAGTTCCAGGCAACCTTTCAGGACAGTGATGCGCAGATCAAAGAGGTGCAGTCTGCCATGGATCAGGTGAAAAGCGCTGCTTCCTCAGGGGCTGCTGCTCTGGATGCAGGGGCTTTTGCACTTCAGGCAGGAAGAAACAGTGTCTCATCATTTTCTTCTGCACTATCTGGAACGCTGACGGATGGGGAGAATCTTCTGTCCGACATCGGGAATTCCGCAGGGGCAGATTTGGGAAGTCTGAATGAAAAGATTCAGTCAGTCAATGGAAAAGTGGACAGTGCCATGTCTTCCATCAACAGTGTGATCCAGCTGAATGAAAAGATCATTGATCTGCTTTCACAGCTGGACAGTGCCATACCAGGCAGTCCGGCATCAGATCTGATCGCACAGCTGCAGGCAGAGAACCAGAGACATCAGGAGCTTTTGAATAGTCTGCAGGCAGGAAATGCGGGAATCGGCAATGCGGCTCAGACGGCAACGGATACAGCACAGCAGATTGGCAGTCTGGTAAAGGAAAATCAGCAGCAGCTTCGTGGAATCAAAGGCAGCTTTGAGCAGAATGTACTTCCAGGGCTGAACACATCTCTGGATTCTTTCGGACAGCTTTCCGGAAAACTCTCCGGTGTGTTAAGCGGAGTGGATCCACTGGTGGATCAGACGAAAGGAATTCTTGACAATCTCAATACAAGCCTGAATGACTCCAAGACGGCACTTGAGAGTACAGGAAATGCGCTTCAGAAAGTACAGGAAAAACTGAATTCAGTAACAGCAGATCTGAATGCGCTCAGAAGTTCCCAGTCCTATCAGGATTTTCTGAATCTGACAGGATTGGATTCGGAAGCAGTTTCGGAGTTTATGTCTGCACCGGTAGCTCTGAAAACAGAGTCCTTTTATCCGGTGAAAAATTATGGAAGCGCCATGACTCCGTTCTATACAAACCTTGCCATCTGGGTAGGGGGGATTGTGTTGATCGCAATTTTCAAACTGGAGTCTGATAAAGATGAAGTCGTGCCGAAGTTTACAGCAGTTCAGTCTTATTTCGGAAGATGGATGCTATATGTGGTGATGGGACTGATACAGTCGCTGATCATCTGTGTGGGAGATCTGCTATTGTTAGGAGTCCAGTGCAAGTCACCTGCGGCATTTATTTTTGCAGGATTGTTCACTTCCTTTGTATATGTGAATATTATTTATGCGCTTTCTATTACATTCAAACACATTGGAAAGGCAGTCAGTGTAATTCTGGTCATCATTCAGATTCCGGGTTCTGCAGGAACCTATCCGATCGAGATGACACCGGCGTTTTTCCAGAAGCTGCATCCGCTGCTTCCTTTTACATACGGAATCAATGCGATGAGAGAAGCGGTAGCAGGAATATATGGATTCCATTATGCAGAGAATTTGTTGTGTCTTGCAGTGTATGTTCCGATTGCGCTTTTGATCGGAGTTGTCGTACGTCCATGGCTTTTGAATCTGAACCATATGTTTGACCAGAAACTGGGAGAGACTGAGCTGATGATCTGTGAGGAGGAAGGTCTGACAAAAGAGAGATTCCGTATGACAGCAGTTGTGAGTGCGCTGGCAGACAAGAAAACATTCCGGGAAGAGATGTACCAGAGGGCAGAACGGTTTGAGAGAAATTATAAGAAACGGATCCGCAGAGGATTTGCGGCGATCTTGATCATTCCGCTGATCTTTTTGATCCTGATGTTCAGTATCAGTTCCAAAATGGTATTTCTGGTGTTGTGGATCACATCGATCATTGTGATCGCGCTTTATCTGATCTGCGTGGAATATCTCCATGAAAGTCTGAAACGGAGACTGAAGGTGAGTCGGATGTCTCAGGAGGAATTGTTAGAGACACTGAGAAAACGGAAAGAACAAGAGGAGGAAGAAGCATGA
- a CDS encoding MATE family efflux transporter — protein METNKMETRDIFPLLMSMSLPMVLSMLVQSLYNIIDSIYVSYLGTGALTAVSLAFPLQNIVLSVAVGIGVGIASVLSISLGKKDQKRANEAATMGMALTLIHCVLFVILGLVITEPFIGLFTKEPEVMKQACDYTYIVLCFSFGSLLQIAMEKIYQGIGAMKTTMILLGAGAMINIILDPILIFGLLGFPEMGVKGAAVATVIGQISAFLLYIVVYLRKNPGVTIHPKYLHLDWRLIRQIYSVGIPSSLMMTMPSVLVGGLNGILAAFSDTYVAVLGIYFKLQTFIYMPANGIVQGMRPIIGYNYGAGSKKRVRDTIRYSLISAAVLMLVGTVVSLAIPDIILSMFQADAELMRAGMEALRLISLGFLVSSAGVIFSGVFEALGRGGDSLIISLLRQLVIILPLGYLLSRTMGAAGIWISFPVAELVSAVIACLLLKRMEGGIYFPFDKKEIINRK, from the coding sequence ATGGAAACAAACAAGATGGAGACAAGGGACATTTTTCCGCTTTTGATGAGCATGTCTCTGCCGATGGTATTGTCCATGCTGGTGCAGTCTCTTTATAACATTATTGACAGTATTTATGTATCGTATCTGGGAACAGGGGCTCTCACGGCAGTGTCACTGGCATTCCCGCTGCAGAATATCGTGCTGTCTGTGGCAGTCGGAATTGGTGTCGGGATTGCTTCCGTCTTATCGATCAGTCTGGGAAAAAAGGATCAGAAACGGGCAAATGAGGCTGCTACAATGGGGATGGCACTTACGCTGATCCATTGTGTACTGTTTGTGATCCTGGGCCTTGTGATCACAGAACCATTTATCGGATTATTTACAAAGGAACCCGAGGTCATGAAACAGGCATGTGACTATACGTATATTGTTCTTTGCTTTTCGTTTGGTTCTCTGCTTCAGATCGCGATGGAAAAAATCTATCAGGGCATCGGAGCAATGAAAACGACAATGATACTTCTGGGAGCAGGTGCAATGATTAATATTATCCTGGATCCGATCCTGATCTTCGGCCTTCTTGGATTTCCTGAAATGGGAGTAAAAGGGGCGGCAGTGGCAACTGTGATCGGGCAGATCAGCGCATTTCTTCTATATATTGTTGTTTATCTGCGAAAAAATCCGGGTGTTACGATTCATCCCAAATATCTGCATCTGGACTGGCGGCTGATCCGTCAGATATATTCGGTCGGAATCCCGTCTTCTCTGATGATGACGATGCCGTCTGTTCTGGTGGGCGGATTAAATGGAATCCTGGCTGCATTTTCGGATACGTATGTAGCAGTACTTGGAATTTATTTCAAACTTCAGACATTTATTTATATGCCGGCGAATGGAATTGTACAGGGAATGCGGCCGATTATCGGATATAACTACGGAGCCGGATCAAAGAAACGGGTGCGGGATACGATACGCTACAGTCTGATTTCTGCGGCAGTACTGATGCTGGTGGGAACGGTTGTTTCTCTGGCAATTCCGGACATCATTCTGAGTATGTTCCAGGCAGATGCAGAGCTGATGCGTGCAGGAATGGAGGCACTGCGATTGATTTCGCTTGGATTTTTGGTGTCGTCAGCAGGTGTGATCTTTTCCGGTGTGTTTGAAGCGCTGGGACGGGGCGGAGATTCTCTGATCATTTCACTTTTGCGCCAGCTGGTCATTATCCTTCCGCTTGGATATCTTTTGTCACGAACAATGGGAGCGGCGGGAATCTGGATCAGTTTTCCGGTGGCGGAACTGGTTTCAGCCGTGATTGCCTGCCTGTTGTTAAAAAGAATGGAAGGTGGAATATACTTTCCGTTTGATAAAAAAGAGATAATCAACAGAAAATAA